GCTGAGCGGAACGAGCTCGACACGGATGTTCGGGTACGCTTCTTCGAACGCCGCGATGGTCGCTTCCCAGTTGTACTGCGCTTCCGTGCCGTGCGTATGGAATTTAATTGTAACCTTCTCGGCCGCGGCCGGCTCCTCGGCGCCGTTGTTCGTCGGGGTCGGCGTTTGGGCTGCAGGCGCATCCGCGCTTCCGCCGGAGCATCCGGCCAATAAACTGAGCGTCAATCCGATTGCGGCGAAGCTTCCAAACCCATATTTTCTCATTGTGCCCCTCCATGTGTAACCGTTTTATTTTTGGTTCGTGTCGATTGTAACAAGAGGGCCAAGGCCCATTATACGCCTAATTTTACTTTTCTTATCATTATTTTTACTTTTTCTACCCTTTCACCCCGCCCATGGCGATGCCCTCGATGACGCGTCTCTGCCCGGCGATGAACATAATAAGCAGCGGAACGATCGCCGAAACGGCGGCCGCCATAATTAAGGACCAAAACTCGCCGTTAATCGATGTAAACTTTTGCATCGCAAGCTGGATCGTAAAGAGCGAATCCGTACGCAAAAAGATAAGCGGATTTTGGTAATCGTTCCACGTCCAGATGAAGCGAAGAATCGCGTACGTGGCGATCGCGGGCTTCACAAGCGGCAGCGCAATCATGGTAAAAATGCGAAAATGCCCCGCGCCGTCCATTTTGGCCGATTCGATGAATTCGTTGTGCACGCCCATGAAAAATTGACGCAGCATGAAAGTTCCCAATACGCTGAAGCTATTTAACAAAATGAGGCCCCAGTGGCTGTCGAACAAGCCGATCAAGCGGTACAAAATGAACTGCGGCACCAAGATCGCCTGCTGCGGAACCATGAACGTAGCAAGAACGATGAAGAACAACCATTTCCCCGCGGGGAACTGAATTTTCGAAAACCCGTACGCCGCCATGGCGGAAACCGTACAAGAGATCAACGTCGTCGCCGCGGTCACCTTGATCGTATTCCAATAATACACCCAAAACGGGTGATCCCCGAACCACACTTCGCGGTAGTTGCTGAACCCGACCCCGTTCTCCGGAATCCATTGAATGGGATACGCGAATACGTCGCCCTCCAGCTTGAAGGAAGCGGAAATCATCCATGCGAACGGCAGCACGAACAAGACGCCGACAACCAACAAAGCGATCGTCGTTATCGATTTTCTTAGATCGAACGCCTTCGGCATCAGTAATTCACCCACTTTCTTTGACCGATCCATTGAAGGAACGTTATCGCCATTACGCATAGGAACAAGATCATCGCTTGCGCCGAAGCGTATCCGATTTTCAAATTCAGGAACGCCGTATCGTACATATAGTACACGATCACGTTCGTGGAGCCCGCCGGGCCTCCCTGCGTCAGCACGGCAATAAGATCGAACACTTTGAACGTATAAATAATACCCGTAATCATCAGGAAGAAGGTCGTCGGCGAAAGCATGGGCAACGTAATGCGGAAGAAGCGCACCAGTCCGTTCGCCCCGTCGATTTCGGCCGCCTCGTACAAATCTCTCGGAATCGACTGCAGCCCCGCCATGTATACGATCATGTTGTACCCTATGGAGATCCAGACCGAAATCATCATGACGGAGATCAAAGCGAACTCCGGATCCGCGATCCAAGCGGGCGGGCGATCGACGCCGATCGATCGTAAAAACTGATTGACCGGCCCCATCGACGGATGAAACAATACGCGCCAGACGGTCGCTACCGCGACGACGCTCGAAATATAAGGCAAGAAGTAAATGACTTTGAAGAAATCTTTCATATATACGAATTTATTGATCAACACGGCCAGGACGAGCGAGATCGCGAGGTACGCGGGAACCGTCAGCAAAAATATGGCGTTGTTCCCTAGCGTTTTGATGAATTTAGCGTCTTGAAAAAGTTTATCGTAGTTTTCCAACCCGATCCATTTCACGCCTGCCAGCCCCGTAATCATGCTCCATTCCGTGAAACTGAGGTACGCGGCCGCGCAAATCGGCAGCAGTACCATCACCCCGACGCCAAGCAGCATCGGCAGAACGAAGATGAAGCCGGCGATCGTTTCGCTTCGCTGCATGCTGCCGGCGCGGCGAAGCTTTGGCTTCGATACTTGTTTCGTTAATCCGGACACGGATTGCACCTGAACCACCCCATCGGTTTTTCTAAACTTAAGTTCGTGTCCTTATTCTAAAAGAAAATACCGTTACTTCCGTAACGGTATTTTGATCAATATAAAATTATTTTGACTTTTTGTTTCAGGACGGTCAATTGCGAGAATGCACCTTCTCCCCCTGTGGAAAATGTCGTACAGCGGCGGTTCATCGTCCTCATAGATAGGAAATTTCGCGTTGGATGATGCGGTCGTATCGATAATCTTAAAAAAGATTGGCAAACTCGGACGCAATGCCCCATAATTATGTTCGCACGTATGCGTTTCCAACCTAGGCAAAGAGGGAGAGCCATGTTCCGAATCAGCTTGTTTATGTTTCTGTTATTTTCCACGTACAGCATCGTCGGGTTCTTCCTGCCGCCTTACCTTCTAAGTAAGGGCTTAGACGCAAGTCAGATTGGAACCTTGCTTGCCGTCGGATCGTTCGTAACGATCATCGCCCAGCCGATCTGGGGGTACGTCAGCGATAAGAAACAGGCGGTAAAGCCTGTGATAACGCTCCTTCTGTTTTGCGGCTTGCTAATCAGTTCAGGCTTCTTCTCGGCGACGGCGTTCGGACTCATCCTATTCTTTTACGGCTTGTTCGCCTTCTTTAACAGCGCTACGGGCCCCCTTTCCGAGGCGCTTTGTATCTCCTACGCGCAGGACAATAATAAAAATTTCGGGCGTATTCGTCTTTGGGGAGAAATCGGGGTCGGCTCCTCCGCGTTGATCCTCGGGATCGTCGTCGACCGCATCGGAATTCAATCCCTTGGCTTCCTCTATGCGGGAACGATGAGCGTCGCGTTAGCCGCTACGTTCTTGCTGCCGAAATCCAAATCCACGGCTCCGTCCGTTCGCCTGTCCGATTTCGGCAGGTTGTTTACGAAGCGCAAGCTGCTATGGTGTTTGCTGCTCGCCTTGATCATCGGCATCCCGCATAAGATGAACGACGGCATGCTTGCCATCCACCTGCAAGGGTTGGGCGGGACCGATACGCAGCTAGGCATGGCCTGGCTCGCCGCGACGTTCAGCACGGTACCGGCCTTCTTCTTCATCAGCAGGCTGATCGCGAAATGGAACGAGCTCGGCATCTTATTCGTCGCCGCGACGGCATACGCCGTCCGCTGGCTATTGTACAGCCAAGCGGATCGTCCTGAGCTCCTGATCGCTGCCCAAGTCCTCCACAGCCTAACGTTCCCGCTGTTTTTCGTAGCCTCTATCCAATATTTGTCTAGAGTCGTTCCGACCGAGCTGCGCGCGTCCGGACAATCGCTGTTCGCCGTTACGTTCAGCGGCCTCGGCGGCATCATCGGCAGTTCCGGAGGCGGCTTCGCCATCGAACGAATCGGAGTGCAATGGACGTACTTAAGCGGCGCTTTCCTCGCGTTTCTCGGAGCTGTCGCCGTGTTCGTCATTTATGTGGCGGAGAAGAGGAAGGATGGCGGCGCGATGTCGCACACGATGTAATTCCTGGGTTTTCACATATTCGCACGAGGTACAAATAAGAGGGGACATAGGTCCCCCCTTTTTGCCATTTCATCGTTAATCGTTGTCGCAGCAGCCTTCGCCTTCGTTCAAGTGTCCGGACCGCTCGATTTTCGTTTTTAAATAGTTTTCGTTGTACTCGGAAACGTCGCCCCAAAGCTGCACCCGATCCTTAACATCCAATCCTGCGTTACGAAGCGCATCCAATTTTCTTGGATTGTTCGTGACCAGGGTGACCGGCTTCGTCCGAAGCGCCTTCAACACCTTGATCGCATCGCTGTAATCGCGCGAATCGTCGACGAATCCGAGCTGCAAATTGGCGTCTACGGTATCGTAACCGTTCTCTTGAAGAATGTAAGCGAGCGCTTTGCTGAAGAGCCCGATCCCTCGCCCTTCGTGATTCGCCAAGTAAAACAACGCGCCGCTTCCGTGCTCGGCGATATGCTTCATCGACTGTTTGAGCTGGTATCCGCAGTCGCAGCGCTTGCTTCCGAAAATATCCCCGGTGTGACAAATGGAATGAAACCGAATCAAGGCATTCTCGGCATGTTGAAAGTCTCCGTGAACGAGGACGCTCGACTGTTGAAGTTCCGCTAAATTCGCGGACGATAACTTGGCTACGATGCGTTCGAAATCTTCCGTCACCTCGCTGCAATTTAACCAGCAGTACCACTGAAACTCGACGGTTTCCCCAAGTAAATTTACTGGCAGCTTGATCGGGCCGACCAAATAAATAGCCCCTTCATCGCTCTTGATGAGTTGTATTTTTTTCTCCAGAATCGATATGACTTGGGGATCGAAGCTTTTCGTCGCGGGCATAAGGTTCATCTCCTTGTGGGTTGGCAAAACAGACAAAAGTTGTATGTCTTATATTGCGCAAAAGCCGTTCTCCTTATCGGCGGCGACGCCGGTAACGAATTACCGTCCCGAACCTGCGATGCTTGACCCGGCGGTAACATAAATCAGCAGAGCGATCGCCATCCAGCCGGCAAACCTGTAGTTCCGAGACGCCAGCTCCAGCACCGGTTTCTGAAACAGGCCCGCCAGAAGATTATTCACGGCCGACGCCGGCGAAATAGGATTGGATAACCCCCAGCTTCCAAGCAAAAGCACCGCAAAGTACGTCGGGCTCATGCCGACGGCCGGCGGATCGATCCCGCTCGCCAGGATGGCGACCGGCACGATCGGATGAAGTCCGATGAGGGAAGATCCTGCGATCAACGCCACCGCGAATAGCGAAAATGCGAAAGAAATCGGCAGCAGCGGGATATGCTCCAGCAGTGCCGGGACGGCGGCCCCGAAGCCGGTCGTGCCGATGGCGCCGCTAAAGAAGCCTGCGGCCAAAAACAGCGTCATTTCTTTCTGCAGAGCCGGCACCGTGACGGTCAGATGGGTTTTCAAGCCGCTCCGGTATACCGGCAAAGCCCTCTTCCCTACGCACCAGATCAACGGGAATACGACTGCGGCGAGGCAGATCAAGATCGCCATCGGCAGCTCGACCGCCCGCTCCAACGCCAAGACGACGATCATCGCAGCGGCCAAATAAGCCGCGAGTCCGAACGGGAACGCAGCGTTCCGGTCCCGCGCTGCCGACTCCCGTTCGGCGGGCTCCCGCTCAGCGGGCTCATGTTCCGCGGGCTCCGTTTCCGCAAGGGACAGCTCCCGAACGTCGACCGCCCAGCTGACAACCAGGCTAAGTACCGCCAAACCGAGCAAGGAAGGAAGAACGGACGACCAAGGCAGCGCCAGCGCCGTCGTTACGAGCGCCATGGCAGCGAAATACGGCGACCATAAAATCGCCCCCGCGAATCCGCGATTCAGCGCATTGGCGAGCAGCCGAGACATGCCTTGCCTCGGTCTTACGAAGACCAACTCATAGACGACTGGGATCGATCCGACGTTAATGAATACGCCCATGATTTGCGTAAGAAGCTGCGTCCCTACGAACAACTCCGTCTTGCTTCGAAGTTTCTGTTGATAGAACCTTTTTAATGACGCCACGTAGTCGGGAATTCGAACCGGAATGCCGAACAGCGGAGCGAACAGAAACAAGGTTACGATCGTCACGTTCATCCCGGCCGCCTCGAACCATTGCCAAGCCGTCGCCTTTTGGAACGCAAGGAGAATCGCCCCGATCGCGGCGAAGCCGGTCGTCAGCCACCGCGTCATTCCCCTCAGCTTCGGCAGCTGCATGGCGATGAAAATAAAAACCAAGCTCCCTCCTAAAGGAGTAAGCTCCAGCGGAGTCAACTGCTGTGCAACGTAAACCGCGGCAATAGAGAATAATAACGCCTTCTCCATTGCCGCCTTCATCGCGGACGTCATCGAACTAATGAAACTGCCAGCAGCTGAGGCTCAAGCTGCCGTATTGGTAGCTGCGATGCAGCAGCTTCGCCCGACGGTTCGCATCCCCGGTCCCCATCGCGAGAAGCAGCGGAATGAAATGCTCGTTCGTCGGTACCGCCTCCTGAGCGTGCGGAGCCAATTCGCGGTATTGAAAGAGCGCCTCCGTATCCCACGCTTCGAGCTTGCTCTGGAGCCAATCGTCGAATTCCTCCGCCCAGTCGTCGACGCCTTCGGACCGCCAGTTCAGCCTTCTCAAGTTGTGGACCGTTCCCCCGCTTCCGATGATGAGCACGTCCTGCTCCCGAAGCTCCGACAACGCCGCGCCGATGTTGTACTGCTGCTCGTTCGACAGCGTCCGGTTCACCGACAATGCGGCGACCGGAATGTCCGCTTCCGGATACAGCAGCTTCAAAATTGCCCAGGCCCCATGATCAAGACCCCGCTTCACGTTCAGCACGCTCGGAATCCCGTGCTTCGAAAACGTCGACTGCACATACTCGCTTAGCATGCGATCGCTTTTAGCCGGATACGTCATGCGGTATAGCTCGTCTTGGAAGCCTCCGAAATCGTATATCGTTTCGTACGATTCGGCAGCGCCGATGTGCTGCACCGGCTCCTCCCAATGCG
The nucleotide sequence above comes from Paenibacillus sp.. Encoded proteins:
- a CDS encoding class III extradiol ring-cleavage dioxygenase encodes the protein MMPSYFFAHGAPSIVLEDNEYTRLLKSFKDHTPRPKAILLFSAHWEEPVQHIGAAESYETIYDFGGFQDELYRMTYPAKSDRMLSEYVQSTFSKHGIPSVLNVKRGLDHGAWAILKLLYPEADIPVAALSVNRTLSNEQQYNIGAALSELREQDVLIIGSGGTVHNLRRLNWRSEGVDDWAEEFDDWLQSKLEAWDTEALFQYRELAPHAQEAVPTNEHFIPLLLAMGTGDANRRAKLLHRSYQYGSLSLSCWQFH
- a CDS encoding carbohydrate ABC transporter permease; its protein translation is MPKAFDLRKSITTIALLVVGVLFVLPFAWMISASFKLEGDVFAYPIQWIPENGVGFSNYREVWFGDHPFWVYYWNTIKVTAATTLISCTVSAMAAYGFSKIQFPAGKWLFFIVLATFMVPQQAILVPQFILYRLIGLFDSHWGLILLNSFSVLGTFMLRQFFMGVHNEFIESAKMDGAGHFRIFTMIALPLVKPAIATYAILRFIWTWNDYQNPLIFLRTDSLFTIQLAMQKFTSINGEFWSLIMAAAVSAIVPLLIMFIAGQRRVIEGIAMGGVKG
- a CDS encoding sugar ABC transporter permease, giving the protein MQRSETIAGFIFVLPMLLGVGVMVLLPICAAAYLSFTEWSMITGLAGVKWIGLENYDKLFQDAKFIKTLGNNAIFLLTVPAYLAISLVLAVLINKFVYMKDFFKVIYFLPYISSVVAVATVWRVLFHPSMGPVNQFLRSIGVDRPPAWIADPEFALISVMMISVWISIGYNMIVYMAGLQSIPRDLYEAAEIDGANGLVRFFRITLPMLSPTTFFLMITGIIYTFKVFDLIAVLTQGGPAGSTNVIVYYMYDTAFLNLKIGYASAQAMILFLCVMAITFLQWIGQRKWVNY
- a CDS encoding GTP cyclohydrolase II, encoding MPATKSFDPQVISILEKKIQLIKSDEGAIYLVGPIKLPVNLLGETVEFQWYCWLNCSEVTEDFERIVAKLSSANLAELQQSSVLVHGDFQHAENALIRFHSICHTGDIFGSKRCDCGYQLKQSMKHIAEHGSGALFYLANHEGRGIGLFSKALAYILQENGYDTVDANLQLGFVDDSRDYSDAIKVLKALRTKPVTLVTNNPRKLDALRNAGLDVKDRVQLWGDVSEYNENYLKTKIERSGHLNEGEGCCDND
- a CDS encoding MFS transporter, with the protein product MFRISLFMFLLFSTYSIVGFFLPPYLLSKGLDASQIGTLLAVGSFVTIIAQPIWGYVSDKKQAVKPVITLLLFCGLLISSGFFSATAFGLILFFYGLFAFFNSATGPLSEALCISYAQDNNKNFGRIRLWGEIGVGSSALILGIVVDRIGIQSLGFLYAGTMSVALAATFLLPKSKSTAPSVRLSDFGRLFTKRKLLWCLLLALIIGIPHKMNDGMLAIHLQGLGGTDTQLGMAWLAATFSTVPAFFFISRLIAKWNELGILFVAATAYAVRWLLYSQADRPELLIAAQVLHSLTFPLFFVASIQYLSRVVPTELRASGQSLFAVTFSGLGGIIGSSGGGFAIERIGVQWTYLSGAFLAFLGAVAVFVIYVAEKRKDGGAMSHTM